In a genomic window of Pithys albifrons albifrons isolate INPA30051 chromosome 32, PitAlb_v1, whole genome shotgun sequence:
- the LOC139684143 gene encoding toll-like receptor 13, whose translation MCLPVLVMLVTLVMVPMGISPYGFRNCIQAPWDPGLFRCVQRFLATVEAAVGDLPYNTTSLNLSVNTLRQVPPDAFAHLPQLHTLDLTHNRLELLARGAFQGLPALTQLDLAHNHLSVLPTGVFTGLGNLSVLRLDHNPLLAVAPGALRALPALATLRLRGGRLGALGPVAAAMGHLPRLDLLDLCGNVLSALGPGLPPTLRVLLLCNNSLGALSGAAPGTLPPGLRVLDLSYNNISEVAPLARLRLHNLTWLHLAGNPLDVMELLSVVPPRHVDVSGLQVGAEGLPELCKRLAGSPLRQLRLQRVGLTKMSNGLLANCPVLGTLDVSGNRLKSLPCVGKMLGTAQRAVLGEFVAEHNLLQRLPSCLGTPELNRLHNMSLRFNRILVAGPDAFANTPALRRLRLDVNGLARLDRMALRGLRNLRHLRLDNNLLTDLLPRSFIDLSQLRDLNLRNNRVAVLFRDTFKGLRNLQTLDLGGNNLRHLAAAALQWLPRLCRLYLDRNRLLEVSEAAFRPVQAMLGVLDLRANALRYLSRRPRQPPPFRHLHRLYDLKLQAQQPYGLRVVPHRFFQGLTALRSLYLSQNALSAVPADAFDDLVQLRYLTLADGSGGMGTLPAGIFKNLSRLRSLDLESAGLRGLGPEVFGNLTQLEQLRLAKNELRGLDVALAMHLPSLRYLDLRKCPLSCSCANAWLPAWLAHGPVQVVYLYNYTCGEAGGAPAYLHRFDTHVCYLDMGRYLFAGTAPAVLLLLVLPLLHHRWYWLLRYQLYLLRAWVRGRWRREQRRYTYDTFVSYNSGDERWVLEELVPELERGALRLCLHHRDFRPGRAIVDNIVDAVYNSRHTVCVVSRGYLRSEWCSLEIQMASYRLFDELRDVLVLIFLEDIPEAELSAFHRMRRVLLRRTHLRWPQEPPAQPLFWAKLRGALSSGDEEEEDRKRERGTTRTPKEVPPQKSSFLPQNNCFFSGECALGSEEEEGEREKWLSPNH comes from the coding sequence ATGTGCCTCCCAGTGCTGGTGATGCTGGTGACACTAGTGATGGTGCCCATGGGGATCTCTCCCTACGGCTTCCGCAACTGTATCCAAGCTCCGTGGGACCCAGGGCTGTTCCGCTGTGTCCAGCGCTTCCTGGCCACTGTGGAGGCTGCAGTGGGTGACCTCCCCTACAACACcacctccctcaacctctcCGTCAACACCCTGCGCCAGGTGCCCCCAGACGCCTTCGCCCACCTCCCGCAGCTCCACACCCTTGACCTGACCCACAACCggctggagctgctggcccGAGGGGCCTTCCAGGGGCTGCCAGCGCTGACCCAGTTGGACCTGGCCCACAACCACCTGTCAGTGCTGCCCACGGGTGTCTTCACTGGGCTGGGCAACCTGAGTGTGCTGCGGCTGGATCACAACCCGCTTCTGGCTGTGGCCCCAGGGGCCCTGcgggcactgcctgcactggCTACGCTGAGGCTGCGAGGGGGACGGCTCGGTGCCCTGGGCCCCGTGGCTGCGGCCATGGGGCACCTGCCCCGCCTGGACCTGCTTGACCTGTGTGGCAATGTCCTGTCGGCCCTGGGCCCGGGGTTGCCGCCCACACTGagggtcctgctgctctgcaacaACTCCCTGGGGGCTCTCtcgggagcagcccctgggacgCTGCCACCGGGGCTGCGCGTGCTCGACCTGTCCTACAACAACATCTCGGAGGTGGCGCCACTCGCCCGGCTCCGTTTGCACAACCTGACGTGGCTGCACCTGGCTGGGAACCCACTGGATGTGATGGAGCTGCTGAGCGTGGTCCCTCCACGCCACGTGGACGTGtcggggctgcaggtgggtgcAGAGGGCTTGCCTGAGCTGTGCAAGCGCCTTGCGGGGTCACCGCTACGGCAGCTGCGGCTGCAGCGTGTGGGGCTGACGAAAATGTCCAATGGGCTGCTGGCCAactgcccagtgctgggcaccCTGGATGTGTCTGGCAATCGGCTGAAGAGTTTGCCCTGCGTGGGGAAgatgctgggcacagcacaacGTGCGGTGCTGGGCGAGTTCGTGGCAGAGCACAACCTGCTGCAGAGGCTGCCATCATGCcttgggaccccagagctgaacCGGCTCCACAACATGTCCCTGCGCTTCAACCGCATCCTGGTGGCCGGTCCAGATGCATTTGCCAACACTCCAGCACTCCGGCGGCTGCGACTGGACGTGAATGGGCTGGCGCGGCTGGACCGCATGGCACTGCGTGGGCTGCGCAACCTGCGGCACTTGCGGCTTGACAACAACCTGCTCACCGATCTCCTGCCCAGATCCTTCATCGACCTGAGCCAGCTGCGTGACCTCAACCTTCGCAACAACCGCGTGGCCGTGCTCTTCCGTGACACTTTCAAGGGGCTCAGAAACCTGCAGACCCTCGACCTGGGTGGCAACAACCTACGACATTTGGCAGCCGCGGCACTCCAGTGGCTGCCCCGGCTGTGCCGACTCTACTTGGACCGCAACCGGCTGCTGGAGGTGAGTGAGGCTGCATTCCGGCCGGTGCAGGCGATGCTGGGTGTGCTGGACCTGCGCGCCAATGCACTGCGCTACCTGAGCCGGCGCCCGCGGCAGCCCCCACCCTTCCGCCACCTGCACCGGCTCTACGACCTgaagctgcaggcacagcagccatACGGGCTGCGCGTGGTCCCACATCGCTTCTTCCAAGGCCTGACTGCCCTGCGCTCGCTCTACCTGTCACAGAACGCGCTCTCGGCTGTGCCTGCCGATGCCTTTGATGACCTGGTGCAGCTGCGTTACCTTACACTGGCCGATGGCAGTGGCGGGATGGGCACGCTGCCCGCCGGCATCTTCAAGAACCTGAGCCGCCTGCGCAGCCTGGACCTGGAGAGCGCAGGGCTGCGCGGGCTTGGCCCTGAGGTCTTCGGCAACCTGAcgcagctggagcagctgcgCCTGGCCAAGAATGAGTTGCGTGGCCTGGACGTGGCCCTGGCCATGCACCTGCCCTCCCTGCGCTACCTGGACCTGCGCAAGTGCCCGttgagctgcagctgtgccaaCGCCTGGCTGCCCGCCTGGCTGGCACATGGACCCGTCCAGGTGGTCTACCTGTACAACTACACCTGCGGCGAGGCGGGCGGGGCGCCGGCATACCTGCACCGCTTTGACACACACGTGTGCTACCTGGACATGGGGCGGTACCTGTTTGCTGGGACAGCGCCggccgtgctgctgctgctggtgctgccgcTGCTGCACCACCGCTGGTACTGGCTGCTGCGCTACCAGCTGTACCTGCTGCGGGCATGGGTACGTGGGCGCTGGCGGCGGGAGCAGCGTCGTTACACCTATGACACCTTTGTGTCCTACAACTCCGGTGATGAGCGCTgggtgctggaggagctggtgcCTGAGCTGGAGCGCGGGGCCCTGCGGCTCTGCCTCCACCACCGCGACTTCCGCCCCGGCCGTGCCATCGTGGACAACATCGTGGACGCCGTGTACAACAGCCGGCACACGGTGTGCGTGGTGAGCCGTGGGTACCTGCGCAGCGAGTGGTGCTCACTGGAGATACAGATGGCCAGCTACCGCCTCTTTGACGAGCTGCGCGATGTCCTCGTGCTCATCTTCCTCGAGGACATCCCCGAGGCTGAGCTCTCTGCCTTCCACCGCATGCGCCGCGTGCTGCTGCGCCGCACCCACCTGCGCTGGCCCCAGGAGCCCCCCGCACAGCCCCTCTTCTGGGCCAAGCTTAGGGGTGCCCTGAGCAGtggggatgaggaggaggaggacaggaagagagagaggggcACAACCAGGACCCCTAAGGAGGTCCCCCctcagaaaagcagctttcttccccaaaataactgttttttctctggggaatgtgccctgggcagtgaggaagaggagggggagagggagaaatggCTGTCCCCAAATCACTGA